GAAAAAGCAAATAAAGAGACTGAAAAAATTTATAAACAGCTAGAAAAAGAGCTAAAAAGCGATGCACAAATGTTTAAACAATTTGACTTCATGCAGATGATAACAAAGCTTCAATACGGCAACCTAAAGCCAAATGAACGTGAAAAACTGCTCAATAAAATGAGCAAGATCGCCAAGGAAATTTAGCCGTTTAGTGTGATTTTACGCTAGCTAAATTTGGCTGTTTTGCGTAAATTTATGTGGTTTTTTGCTGAGTAAATTTGCTTAAAAAATCAAATTTACTCGTTTAGAGGCTGTTTTCATCCTCACATTTGCCGTCTTTTCTTTTCTTGCACACTAAGCGCGTATGACACTATCAATACACAAAATTCCAGCAATTTTTAGAATTTCATGAACGAGTAATTTCGGCTCTGATTTTAGTGTCAAGCTTTTTGAGACCTAGAATTTATGGCTAAAAATTTTGTAGATAGTGTCTTAAGTGATCATAGTTCTATAAATTATAGAAATTATCACGCACTAGGCGAAAATATAGGTTCTCTTGGAGCTGTTGGTAAAGTAGGACAAATAGCAAAAAATAGTAGCAAACTAGCAAATATCGGTAAAAATGGCGACAATATAGTTAAAAACAATAAACCAAGCGATACTAAATCGGCTACTACAAATTCAAATAACAATGGGAACAATTGGAATAATAATGGCAATGATGGTATGATTGTTGCCGAGGGAAGTGAGGTTGTAAATAAGAATATTGATATAGTTTTTAAAGACAGCCAACTGCAAAAGAAATTAAAACACGCAGGAGATTTTGATTTGCCTACAAAATATACCAAAGAAAATTTACTAAATTTCAAAGAAGCAATTAAAGAGCATATGAATGCTACAACTACAACAAAAATCCATGGAACATACAGGGGGCAACAAGTAACTCATTATTTAGATAAAAAAACTGGTTTGAATGTAATAATAGATAACAAAGGCGAGTTTTTAAGCACTTGGAAACTAAATAATAGTCAGTTAAATAACCTAATAAATAGGGGAAGCCTATGAGTTACAATAATTTTTTAGAATTGATGAACGATTTTGTTAATAATAAAATAAGTGCCGATATATATCAAACTTATTTTTTTAAATTATTGCATGATGATAATGAATTTTTTGATAAGTACTATGATATTATGCAGGATTTGTTTTATGATGTGGAAGAATATTGCTCCAATAAACAATTAAGAAACGATGGAGAAATTGATGAATACGAATTAAAAAATAGCACAATAAACACATTAAAATTAATTAGGATACAAGAATGAATTTTATAAAAAAAACAGGTGTATCGTCTTCAACACGACCCAAATGGAAATAAAGTATGAAAAGATATTTGACTATAAATGAAGCATATATTTACGCATATAAATTTATATTTTCAAAATTTAGACGATGATTTGGGTGGTTTTTGGGTAGTATGCCGCTAGAAATTTGGATAGGAGAAAATTCGGCAGTATTTATATCATCTATGGGCTAAAAATTAGCAAATAAAATTTTATTTAAAAATATTTTAGGCAATGGGTGGCGGAATATAATGAGTAAATTAATAAGTTTAATTTTTGCATTTACTGCTTTTATTGTAACTGGTGTTTCTTTCAATTTAAATAACACAAACGGCGATAAAGGAGCAAACGCAGGATATAAAATAATCACAAGCGCAGATACTTATAATAGGCAGCTTCATCAAAGAGAGATAGACTTTATAAACAATAAAAACAATATAGCAAGCTTTAAATCAAAGCTTCAAACTACAACAAATAAAATTTATAGCGACGATGAAGCAAAATCTATCCTAGCAAAAGCAGCGGTATCTTTAACGGATAAATCATTTAATGAAACATATAGACAAAGCCTAAGCTCAAATAATCTTTACAATATAGAACTAGCAACGAATTTCATAAAACAAAGTAGCTTTTATAATACGAGCCTAGACAATACAAATGCCTTTAATCCGGATAAGAAGCAATACGAGGATAGGTATATGTATGCTTCAAAGGCATATGAAAATTCAGATTTTTACAAAGATAATTTGTATATTAAAACAAACCCCGGCATATTAGATTATACAAAATCAACCGTGTATGGTAGGTGGATTTGTAGTAGGCGGACTTGAAGGACTTGCTGATTTAGGAAATATTATCTTACATCCAGTAGATGCTATAAACGGTTTAAATAATGCCTTTTATCATCCTATCCTAACAGCCAAAAATGTAAATGCAAACATACAAAAATCAGTAGTCAATTCTTGCGAGCGAATGGAATTTTAAAATTTGTAAAAAAGAATAAATTTAAAAAAGAATTCACATACCTAATTTATATATGTAAATTTACCAGAGAGGATTTAAGAGCCAAAGAGGCTCTTAAATTTTAGTGGAGTTCGCTCCAAACTTTGCGTTTCCAAAGCCAAGCAAAAATTCCTAATATAAAGAAGTAGATCATGACATAAAGCCCTGTGCTCTCGCGCTCAACCTTCTTCTTGTCACCTACTTTTTGGATATAAGATACCACGTCGTCTTCAGCAGCTTTATTTAAGCCAACTCTTGGCATTGCGGTACCTGGTAGCATCTTTTGAGTATCGTTTATAAATTTATGTAAATACTCATCACCTTTTGAACGAATCATCATCGATAGATCAGGTGGATTTGAGCCCATATAAGCAGCAAGGCTTACTTTGTTGCTAAATGCATATTTTTTGTCATATTTTATATCATGACATCTTTGACATGCATCAGCGAAAACCTTTTCTTCAGTGATCTTATTATTTGCCTTTTCATAATCAGCAGATACCTTTTTCAAATAAGCTACTATATCAGCAGTCTCAGCATTTATATCACCACCAGCGCCCATAAATGCGGTCATCGGAAATGGATGCTCGTCGTTAAATTTATGAGTTAGCTTTAAAGCCATAGTTGGATTTTTAATGAGTGCGGCTAAGAATTTATCGTCATAAATTTTACCAGCGGTACTAAGATCTGGTGGCACTACACCAAAGCTTTGACTAGCTGTCTCAGCATCCATACCAGCTGGCATACCTGCTGCCTCTATACCGTGGCATCCTGTACATCCAGCTGCTACAAAAGTATCAGCACCCTTTGTAGCGTCACCTTTTGTAAGATCAATAGAGTTAATGTCATTCCAAAATGCTGTATAGTCATCAAGAATTTTTTGTGCTACTTCTACATCTTTTGTAGCCGCATCTATACTTGCCTTATTTCCGCTAGCCTTAGCAGTCTCAAGTGCTGCCTTTTTTTGCTCTAAAAAGTGCTTTGCATAGTTAGTATCTTCTTTTGAGAAGTTATACTCAGCATTTGCAGTATGAGGGTGAAGCTTTGTGTGAGCATAAGGCTCGATACCCCAATATAAAACACCTGAAAGAATAACAACAATGGCAAAAATTTTAAGCTCTTTCATAATTA
This portion of the Campylobacter concisus genome encodes:
- a CDS encoding colicin D domain-containing protein encodes the protein MAKNFVDSVLSDHSSINYRNYHALGENIGSLGAVGKVGQIAKNSSKLANIGKNGDNIVKNNKPSDTKSATTNSNNNGNNWNNNGNDGMIVAEGSEVVNKNIDIVFKDSQLQKKLKHAGDFDLPTKYTKENLLNFKEAIKEHMNATTTTKIHGTYRGQQVTHYLDKKTGLNVIIDNKGEFLSTWKLNNSQLNNLINRGSL
- a CDS encoding colicin immunity domain-containing protein yields the protein MSYNNFLELMNDFVNNKISADIYQTYFFKLLHDDNEFFDKYYDIMQDLFYDVEEYCSNKQLRNDGEIDEYELKNSTINTLKLIRIQE
- a CDS encoding c-type cytochrome, translated to MKELKIFAIVVILSGVLYWGIEPYAHTKLHPHTANAEYNFSKEDTNYAKHFLEQKKAALETAKASGNKASIDAATKDVEVAQKILDDYTAFWNDINSIDLTKGDATKGADTFVAAGCTGCHGIEAAGMPAGMDAETASQSFGVVPPDLSTAGKIYDDKFLAALIKNPTMALKLTHKFNDEHPFPMTAFMGAGGDINAETADIVAYLKKVSADYEKANNKITEEKVFADACQRCHDIKYDKKYAFSNKVSLAAYMGSNPPDLSMMIRSKGDEYLHKFINDTQKMLPGTAMPRVGLNKAAEDDVVSYIQKVGDKKKVERESTGLYVMIYFFILGIFAWLWKRKVWSELH